In Deltaproteobacteria bacterium, the sequence CCGAAGTTCGCCATCCACGCCCGGTTGGCGAACAGCGGCACCACCCACCACGCCGCCAGCGCGCCGCCGAGGCCCACCGCGGAGCCGAAGCCGACCAGCACCCGCGCCATGCGGGCGCGCAGGCCCAACGCCAGCACCATCACCGCGCACGCCAGCGCGACCATCGGCAGTGCGATCGGGTGCGCCAGCAGGGCCGCGCACACCAGCACCGCCGGCAGCACCAGCTTGCGCGGCGCCAGCGTGTCGGCCTGGACGATCATCGCGATCTCGGCGACCGCCCACCAGATCAGCGCGCACGCGATCGGCTGCAGCCACACGCCGAAGTAGACCGTGTAGCTCCACCCGCCCTCGCGCAGGACGCCCTCGTCGAAGTACGCCAGCGCGGCCGCGATCACACCGGCGGCGGGGCCGAGGCCCATCGCCCGCGACACCCGCAGCAGCGCGAGGCCCTGCATGATGTAGCCGGCGGCGAACACGAAGCCGTAGCACTTCGCCCACGGCAGCAGCCCGAACGACGCCGCGCGCAGCAGCAGCACCGAGAGATCGCCCAACACCGGATACAGCTCGCCGAGCGGGAAGCCGAAGTACCAGTAGGTCGACCAGCCGGAGACATGGCCACCCTTCCACTCCTCGCCCAGCATCCACGCGCGCGCGAGGTGGATCGTGTGATCCTGCGACAGCGGCATGTGCCCGAGCGGGCCCGGCCAGATCAGCACGCACGCGAGCGCGACCACGATCCAGCTCGGCCACTGCCGCGCGAGCGCGATCGTCCAGCTGCGAAGTGCGACGCCGACACGAGCGATGACCCGACCGAAGCGCGGTGAAGGCATGGGCGTCTTTGGAGACCGAAGCCGCGCCGCGGGGGGCGGACGCCGTTTGGGCCGGCGGAGTCTACAGTGCGATCCGAGCTCGCTTCAACTGCCGCAGCGGCTACGGCGACGGCGCCGTGGCGTGGTGCGCCGGAGGTGATCGTGGCCCGCCCCGGCGTGGGTTCGTTGTGGTAAAGCATCGGGGCCGTGTGCTTGTGGAAACGCACGGTTAGGCGCTGTTCCATGACTGACCTGGTTCCGATCACCAACGCCGATGCGTCCATCACGACCACCGGTGCCTTCATGCACGAGCACGCCGGGGTGTCGATCGTCATCCCCGCGTACAACGAAGAACGCGGCGCGGGCCCGGTCATCGAGGAGATGTTGGCGCTGTTGCGGCGCGAGCTCGCGAACATCCCGTGGGAGGTGCTCATCGTCGACGACGGCTCGTCCGATCGCACCGCCGAGGTGATCGCGAAGTACGAATCCGACGAGCTGCGGCTGATCCGTCACCCGCACAACCGCGGCTACGGCGCGGCGATCAAGACCGGCGTCAATGCGGCGGCCCACCCGTGGATCCTCATCACGGACGCCGACGGTACCTACCCCGCCAAGCACATCCCGGAGCTGCTCAGCCACCGCCGCAACTTCCACATGGTCGTGGGTGCGCGCACCGGGCCCAAGGCCGCGGTCGCGATGCTGCGGCGCCCGCCCAAGTACGTGCTGCGCAAGCTCGCGTCGTACCTCAGCCGGCAGGACATCCCCGATCTCAACAGCGGGCTCCGGCTGATGCGCAAGGACATCCTGCAGCGCTTCGAGAACATCCTGCCCGATCAGTTCAGCTACACCACGACCATCACGCTGGCGATGTTCTCGGCGGGCTTCCACGTGAAGTACCTGCAGATCGACTACTTGAAGCGCGAGGGCAAGTCGAAGATCCGCCCCATCGCCGACACCATCGGCTTCACCAAGCTCATCTTCCGCACCATCCTCTACTTCGATCCGCTGCGGGTGTTCATCCCCGCCGCCGGCCTGTTCATCATCGCCTCGCTGCTGGTGGCGTCGATCTCGGCGATGTCCGGTCAGCTGATGGATGTGACGACGGTGCTGCTGTTCACCACCGGCTTCCAGCTGTTGATGATGGGCATGCTCGCCGACATGCTCAACCGTAGGCTGCCGTGATCGAGGGCGCGCCGCCGCCCGAGACCCCGCAACCAGACCCCGAAGGGCCCGCGCGCGCGACAGCAGCGGCGCCCGAGCCCGCGGCCCGCCGCTTCCGCCTCGACTGGCGCATCCTGCCGCCGCTGGTGGTGACCGTGGTGGTCATGCTCGTGCTGGTGCGCCGGCTCGCCGGCCCCGAAGCCTTCTTCGCGGCGCTCGCGGGCGCCGATTGGAGCCTGCTGTTGGCCGCGGTCGCATTGGTGGCGGCGAACCTGTGGCTGGCGGCGCAGCGTTGGATCGTCGTGCTGGCGGCGATGGGCATCCGACTGTCGCTGGCGCGCGCGCTGGAGGCCATGCTCGCGACCTGGCCGCTGGCGCTCCTCACCCCCGGGCGCGCCAGCGACGTCCTGCGCGGGGTCGCGATCCGCGACGTCGCGCCGGTGCTGGTCGGCACCGGCAGCGTGCTCGCCGAGAGGGCCATCGACCTGCAGAGCCTGTGTCTCATCACGCTGGTCGGGGGCGCCATGGTCGGGGTCCGCAGCGCGGTGGTGCTGGCGGCGGTGCTGTTGGCGCTCGAGTGGGCGGTGATCGTGCTCGTGGTCCGGCGTGCCGACCTCGTGCTGCGCCTGCCGCTGCTGCGGCGGCGCCCCGCGCAGGTCGAGCAGCTGCTGCTGGCGTTCGGCGCGTTGCTGCGCGCGCCCCGGCGCCTGCTGGTCGCGGCGCTGCTGTCGCTGTCGTCGTGGGCCGCGGCGGTCGCGATGCTGCAGACGCTGCTGTGGATGACCCACGCCGAGGTCGATCCGCTGCGCACGCTGGCGCTGTGGCCCGCGGCCGTGCTGGCCGGCATGGTGCCGATCACCCTGGCCGGCATGGGCACCCGCGACGGCGCGTTCGTGTACCTGCTGGGCGCGACCGGCTACCGGCCGATCCTCGAGGGGCCGCTGCTGGCGGCCACCTTCGGCTACGCCGTGCTGGGCACGTTGCTGTTCGCGATTGCGGGCATCCCCTTCACCGTGCGGTTCGTGCTACGCCTCTCGCGCGCGGGTTGACGCCCGCGTCGCCGTCGTCGCAAGGGGCGTCGGTGGTCCCGTCTGGTTTCGAAGAGGTCGATCCATGTCCGAGCGCTTCTCCCAACCCCCCGCAGGTCACCGCGACTGGTACGCGTTCGAGGCCATCCGCGCGCTGCCTCGCATCCTGCTGATGGTCGACAAGAACCCGTTCTCGAGCACCTACGGCTGCTTCGATCGCGAGTTCTGGCACTACCGCACGATCGACTTCCCGTGCGGCATGAGCCAGGAGTTCTGCCTGCCGCTGGCGCTGGCCTACGAGCACCCGTTCCCCGGCAACCCGTACTACCGCAACGAGCGGCTGCGCGAGCTGGTGATCGGCTCGATCGAGTTCGCGAAGAACTGGTCCCACGCCGACAGCTCCTGCGACGACTACTTCCCGTTCGAGCGGGCCCTGGGCGCGCACGTGTTCTCGACCTACGCGATGGCCGAGAGCTACCGCGTGCTCGGGCTGCGTCGGCCCGACCTGCTCGAGTTCCTGCGGGCGCGCGGGCACTGGCTGGTCAAGCACAACGAGAGCGGACAGCTGGCCAACCACCAGGCCCTGGCCGCGCTCGCGCTCTACACCGTGTTCGAGCTGACCGGTGACCCCGCGCTGCGCAAGGCCAGCGACGACTTCCGCGACATCACGCTGTCGTGGCAGAACGAAGAGGGCTGGTTCCAGGAGTACGAGGGCGCCGACCCGGGCTACCACTCGTGCTCGATCGCGTTCCTCGCCAAGCTGTGGCAGAAGAGCCGCGACGAGTCGCTGGTCGCACCGGTCGGGCGCGCGATCGAGTTCGCCAGCTACTTCATGCACCCCGATGGCTCGTACGCCGGCGAGTACGGCAGCCGCAACACCTATCACTTCTATCCCCACGGGTTCGAGGTCTTCGCCGACCGCTTCCCGCTGGCCGGCCGCGTGGCGCAGACCTACCTGCAGCGCGCGCTGCCCGAGCGCCGTCGCTACTTCAACGACGACAACCGCATGTGCGCGCACTACGTCTACGACTGGATGCACGCGTGGCTCGACTGGCAGGGTGATCACCGCGACGGCACGCTCGAGGATCATCGCGGGCCGTTCACGAAGTGGTTCCCCAACTGCAAGCTGTTCGTGAAGAAGACCCCGCGCTACTACGCGGTGCTGGCGATGAACAAGGGCGGCGTGCTCAAGGTGTACGATCAGGACGGCCCGCTCTACAGCGACACCGGGCCGATCCTCAAGACCAAGGACGACGACGTGCTGGTCTCGCACCTGGTCGACGACCACAGCTGCGAGGCCGATCCTGCGGCCGGGCGCTTCTCGACCAAGGGGCGCTTCAGCAAGCGCAAGCACCAACTGCCGAGCCCGGTCAAGCAGGCGGCGTTCCGCGCCATGAACCTCACGCTCGGGCGCTACAACCCCAACCTCGTGCGCACCACGCTGCAGAAGATCCTCATCACCGGCAAGCCGCGCACCGAGGTCGCCTTCGCGCGGCAGATCGAGTTCACCGACGACGCGATCACCGTTCGCGATCGCGTCGACGCCACCGGCTGCGACCTGCAGTTCGCGCGCATGGCGATCGGCTCCGACGCGACCTCGATCTACGTCGCCAACTCGACCAACTTCCAGGAGTCGATGCTGCTGCCGTGGGTCGAGCTGTCGAACTTCGCGCCGACCCTCAACGAGCAGCGGGTCGTCGAGCTGCCGCCCCGGGTGGTCGATCGCGCGCATCAGGGCTACGCCCTCGGCAAGCCGCAGTCCTAGCGAGCTGGGCCTGCTCGCCGCCGGCGGTGTCACAATCGCCGGCGGCACGACTCCACCCTTGGCCGGCGGCGAGCCCCGTGGGGCCACCGCCCACCCTCCTCCACCCTCCTGCACCCGCCACGTCCGCCAATCCCCTCGGAGTACCGAACACCCATGGGCCTGCTCTCCAAACTCACCGGAATGACCTCCACCAAGCAGCCGAACGACAACGTGCTGTTGGTCCACGCCATGTTGCTCATGGCGGGTGCCGACGGTGCGATCGAGTCGGAGGAGATCGCCACCGTCGAGGCGTTCGTCACCTGCCTGTCGGAGTTCAAGAGCGAGAACTTCGGCAACCTGGTGGGCGAGGCGCAGAAGATGCTGCGCAAGTACAACAGCCTCAAGGAGTCGGTCGCGGCGCTGCAGCACCTGAGCACGCCGGCGCTGCGCTACAAGGCCTTCGTGCTGGCCGCCGACATCGCGATGAGCTCGGGCGACGTCGACGAGGCCGAGGACCAGCTGCTCGAGACCATGCAGCGCCTGCTGCAGATCGACGACCAGACCGCGCAGACGGTGATCTGGGTGCTGCAGCAGAAGTACGCGCGCTAGCGGCCGGCCCGCAGCCAGCGAGCAAAGACCGCCAGTCCCTCACCGAGCGGTGTGCTGGGCGCGAAGCCCAGCCGCTGCTCGGCCTTGGTGACGTCGGCGAAGGTGCGCGGCACGTCGCCGGGCTGCTCGGGCAGCCGCTCGATGATGGCGGTGACACCGAGCACCTGCTCGAGCGCGGTGACCAGCTCCGCGAGTGTGACGGGACTCGAGTTGCCGAGGTTGAACACCTCGTGGCCCTGCGCGTCGAGCTCGATCGCGGCCCGCACCCCGCGGATGATGTCGTCCACGAAGGTGTAGTCGCGCGAGGTCGAGCCGTCGCCGTACAGCTCGATGCTACGAC encodes:
- a CDS encoding flippase-like domain-containing protein, producing MIEGAPPPETPQPDPEGPARATAAAPEPAARRFRLDWRILPPLVVTVVVMLVLVRRLAGPEAFFAALAGADWSLLLAAVALVAANLWLAAQRWIVVLAAMGIRLSLARALEAMLATWPLALLTPGRASDVLRGVAIRDVAPVLVGTGSVLAERAIDLQSLCLITLVGGAMVGVRSAVVLAAVLLALEWAVIVLVVRRADLVLRLPLLRRRPAQVEQLLLAFGALLRAPRRLLVAALLSLSSWAAAVAMLQTLLWMTHAEVDPLRTLALWPAAVLAGMVPITLAGMGTRDGAFVYLLGATGYRPILEGPLLAATFGYAVLGTLLFAIAGIPFTVRFVLRLSRAG
- a CDS encoding glycosyltransferase family 2 protein, with amino-acid sequence MTDLVPITNADASITTTGAFMHEHAGVSIVIPAYNEERGAGPVIEEMLALLRRELANIPWEVLIVDDGSSDRTAEVIAKYESDELRLIRHPHNRGYGAAIKTGVNAAAHPWILITDADGTYPAKHIPELLSHRRNFHMVVGARTGPKAAVAMLRRPPKYVLRKLASYLSRQDIPDLNSGLRLMRKDILQRFENILPDQFSYTTTITLAMFSAGFHVKYLQIDYLKREGKSKIRPIADTIGFTKLIFRTILYFDPLRVFIPAAGLFIIASLLVASISAMSGQLMDVTTVLLFTTGFQLLMMGMLADMLNRRLP
- a CDS encoding tellurite resistance TerB family protein, which produces MGLLSKLTGMTSTKQPNDNVLLVHAMLLMAGADGAIESEEIATVEAFVTCLSEFKSENFGNLVGEAQKMLRKYNSLKESVAALQHLSTPALRYKAFVLAADIAMSSGDVDEAEDQLLETMQRLLQIDDQTAQTVIWVLQQKYAR